The proteins below come from a single Argentina anserina chromosome 1, drPotAnse1.1, whole genome shotgun sequence genomic window:
- the LOC126784666 gene encoding uncharacterized protein LOC126784666 isoform X1, with protein sequence MAVVIEASVWEPSPALYVFIFFASLFSILFFPYASGTAKPPSLFDHGASPSASSYRFQRNFLLLYSLASVMEGLWSVFGEFELAYYGLRKEKMVLYLCVGFSASISVGSLLGVLCDLIGPKKVCFFFCFLHLLVGFLKRIVPHPSVWMASICLSIASSVFSFGFETWMAVQHEEQGHRQDMLSETFWLMSFFESACLIGSQVFSNWLIGNNAGRSMASHSTAAIFLAVVSLVSLSKGWKEIPYKVALKEYTASFRACIVGDKRIWLLAWAQACLHFSVAVFWILWAPTIVADGREVHLGLIYPCFLGSRMLGSTVFPWLISGISSFRTEDCLVCAFIVLGLVLSITAYDYQEVGMLVALFCIFHAGLGVILPSLARLRTMYVPNALRGGMISLSQAPANAAILLFLVQGKYHNNIGNSTIILFAALGLFTAAGCMHVLKRWGKQPYQNWHKL encoded by the exons ATGGCGGTGGTGATTGAGGCCTCCGTCTGGGAACCGAGCCCGGCGCTCTacgtcttcatcttcttcgccTCCCTCTTCTCCATCCTCTTCTTCCCCTACGCCTCCGGCACCGCCAAACCTCCCTCGCTCTTCGACCACGGCGCCTCCCCCTCCGCCTCGTCGTATAGGTTCCAGCGCaacttcctcctcctctactCCCTCGCCTCAG TTATGGAAGGACTGTGGTCAGTGTTCGGTGAATTTGAGCTAGCTTATTACGGATTGCGCAAAGAGAAAATGGTGCTGTATCTCTGTGTAGGGTTTTCGGCTTCGATTTCTGTTGGTTCTTTGTTAGGTGTGCTTTGTGATTTAAT AGGTCCGAAGAAAGTGTgcttcttcttttgctttttgCACTTACTTGTTGGCTTTTTGAAGAGAATTGTCCCTCATCCGAGTGTTTGGATGGCTAGCATTTGTTTGTCTATCGCGAGTTCTGTTTTTTCGTTCGGTTTCGAGACGTGGATGGCGGTTCAACATGAAGAG CAAGGGCACAGGCAAGACATGCTGAGTGAGACATTTTGGTTGATGAGTTTCTTCGAGTCGGCATGTCTTATTGGTAGCCAGGTTTTTTCAAATTGGCTCATTGGGAATAATGCGGGGAGGAGTATGGCATCTCATTCCACTGCAGCTATATTCTTGGCTGTAGTAAGCTTAGTCTCTCTCAGCAAGGGATGGAAAGAAATTCCGTATAAAGTAGCTCTTAAGGAGTATACGGCATCTTTTCGTGCATGCATTGTTGGCG ATAAAAGAATATGGCTTTTGGCATGGGCACAAGCTTGCCTTCACTTCTCTGTGGCAGTATTCTGGATACTATGGGCCCCAACAATAGTG GCTGATGGACGAGAAGTGCACCTAGGGTTGATTTATCCATGTTTTCTGGGATCAAGAATGCTAGGAAGCACAGTATTCCCATGGCTCATTAGTGGAATCTCATCCTTTAGAACTGAGGATTGCTTAGTATGTGCATTCATTGTACTGGGGCTAGTATTGTCAATAACTGCCTATGATTATCAG GAAGTTGGGATGCTAGTAGCACTATTTTGCATATTTCATGCTGGCTTGGGCGTGATTTTGCCTTCACTTGCCAGATTAAGAACCAT GTACGTGCCTAATGCACTGCGTGGAGGGATGATAAGCCTTTCTCAAGCCCCTGCAAATGCAGCAATTCTACTTTTTCTGGTGCAA GGAAAATACCACAATAACATTGGAAACTCAACGATCATATTATTTGCTGCCCTTGGATTATTCACAGCCGCTGGTTGTATGCATGTCTTGAAGCGATGGGGGAAGCAACCATATCAGAACTGGCACAAATTGTGA
- the LOC126784666 gene encoding uncharacterized protein LOC126784666 isoform X2: MAVVIEASVWEPSPALYVFIFFASLFSILFFPYASGTAKPPSLFDHGASPSASSYRFQRNFLLLYSLASVMEGLWSVFGEFELAYYGLRKEKMVLYLCVGFSASISVGSLLGVLCDLIGPKKVCFFFCFLHLLVGFLKRIVPHPSVWMASICLSIASSVFSFGFETWMAVQHEEQGHRQDMLSETFWLMSFFESACLIGSQVFSNWLIGNNAGRSMASHSTAAIFLAVVSLVSLSKGWKEIPYKVALKEYTASFRACIVGDKRIWLLAWAQACLHFSVAVFWILWAPTIVADGREVHLGLIYPCFLGSRMLGSTVFPWLISGISSFRTEDCLVCAFIVLGLVLSITAYDYQEVGMLVALFCIFHAGLGVILPSLARLRTMYVPNALRGGMISLSQAPANAAILLFLVQPLVVCMS, from the exons ATGGCGGTGGTGATTGAGGCCTCCGTCTGGGAACCGAGCCCGGCGCTCTacgtcttcatcttcttcgccTCCCTCTTCTCCATCCTCTTCTTCCCCTACGCCTCCGGCACCGCCAAACCTCCCTCGCTCTTCGACCACGGCGCCTCCCCCTCCGCCTCGTCGTATAGGTTCCAGCGCaacttcctcctcctctactCCCTCGCCTCAG TTATGGAAGGACTGTGGTCAGTGTTCGGTGAATTTGAGCTAGCTTATTACGGATTGCGCAAAGAGAAAATGGTGCTGTATCTCTGTGTAGGGTTTTCGGCTTCGATTTCTGTTGGTTCTTTGTTAGGTGTGCTTTGTGATTTAAT AGGTCCGAAGAAAGTGTgcttcttcttttgctttttgCACTTACTTGTTGGCTTTTTGAAGAGAATTGTCCCTCATCCGAGTGTTTGGATGGCTAGCATTTGTTTGTCTATCGCGAGTTCTGTTTTTTCGTTCGGTTTCGAGACGTGGATGGCGGTTCAACATGAAGAG CAAGGGCACAGGCAAGACATGCTGAGTGAGACATTTTGGTTGATGAGTTTCTTCGAGTCGGCATGTCTTATTGGTAGCCAGGTTTTTTCAAATTGGCTCATTGGGAATAATGCGGGGAGGAGTATGGCATCTCATTCCACTGCAGCTATATTCTTGGCTGTAGTAAGCTTAGTCTCTCTCAGCAAGGGATGGAAAGAAATTCCGTATAAAGTAGCTCTTAAGGAGTATACGGCATCTTTTCGTGCATGCATTGTTGGCG ATAAAAGAATATGGCTTTTGGCATGGGCACAAGCTTGCCTTCACTTCTCTGTGGCAGTATTCTGGATACTATGGGCCCCAACAATAGTG GCTGATGGACGAGAAGTGCACCTAGGGTTGATTTATCCATGTTTTCTGGGATCAAGAATGCTAGGAAGCACAGTATTCCCATGGCTCATTAGTGGAATCTCATCCTTTAGAACTGAGGATTGCTTAGTATGTGCATTCATTGTACTGGGGCTAGTATTGTCAATAACTGCCTATGATTATCAG GAAGTTGGGATGCTAGTAGCACTATTTTGCATATTTCATGCTGGCTTGGGCGTGATTTTGCCTTCACTTGCCAGATTAAGAACCAT GTACGTGCCTAATGCACTGCGTGGAGGGATGATAAGCCTTTCTCAAGCCCCTGCAAATGCAGCAATTCTACTTTTTCTGGTGCAA CCGCTGGTTGTATGCATGTCTTGA
- the LOC126786885 gene encoding acyl-CoA-binding domain-containing protein 5-like, whose protein sequence is MDFISDFVLTIALCSLVPLFLCFLLPVIVALCPSRDDHVGKRRVLYECEPSVHEWESEVGSGFVEKAAEVDGFKGEPKKESLVLDEFGDEGLAENEVLRGVGDGCVKEKSVEEERFDGLCECVENVFDESVERCEFGGVEFGLGERNVDEEGCDGHGGIKNLFDESCGRLEFGLGRNEVGVVCLGEKNVEEEGIDGRVGVCGYVENFESFEKIENGGLELDLGKDQVGVVALNEKNVEQESHEGDGGVCGCGENLVDTSLERHEFSEVESGLERNEVGVVCLPEKYVEEGCPLGDVGIRGSRENLVNESSERHAFGEIEFGSERNQVAILESEEIKLSNCEDDDDDDETDEAKHNVVDGEADEGLFGEDNDWENIKRTELERLFGSAVVFVGSKSNADRVSSLGSDVKMRLDGLHTIATRGPCLEPQPMAFKVSARAKWNAWWQLGNMSSEVAMEQYITLLSESVPGWMQDVHGDFLDPQVYKTITADPNTVMPNKSEAAGVRIVEELKPDAKGFNEIGLGVITH, encoded by the exons ATGGACTTTATCTCGGATTTTGTATTGACAATTGCTCTGTGTAGCCTGGTACCTTTATTTCTTTGCTTCCTTTTGCCTGTGATTGTTGCTTTGTGTCCGAGCAGGGATGATCATGTTGGAAAAAGAAGGGTTCTTTATGAGTGTGAGCCCAGCGTTCATGAGTGGGAGAGTGAAGTTGGAAGTGGGTTTGTTGAGAAAGCTGCGGAAGTTGATGGGTTTAAGGGTGAGCCCAAGAAGGAAAGTTTGGTTCTTGATGAGTTTGGGGATGAGGGTTTGGCTGAGAATGAGGTTTTGAGAGGAGTTGGAGATGGTTGTGTGAAGGAGAAGAGTGTTGAGGAAGAAAGGTTTGACGGTTTGTGTGAGTGTGTGGAGAACGTGTTTGATGAGAGTGTCGAGAGGTGTGAATTTGGGGGTGTTGAGTTTGGTTTGGGGGAGAGGAATGTTGATGAAGAAGGCTGTGATGGGCATGGTGGTATAAAGAACTTGTTTGATGAAAGTTGTGGGAGGCTTGAGTTTGGTTTGGGAAGAAATGAAGTGGGTGTTGTTTGTTTGGGGGAGAAGAATGTTGAAGAAGAAGGGATTGATGGGCGTGTTGGGGTATGTGGGTATGTAGAGAACTTTGAAAGTTttgagaaaattgaaaatggCGGGCTTGAGCTTGATTTGGGGAAAGACCAAGTGGGAGTTGTGGCTTTGAATGAGAAGAATGTTGAACAAGAAAGCCATGAGGGGGATGGTGGTGTGTGTGGGTGTGGAGAGAACTTGGTTGATACAAGTTTGGAGAGGCATGAATTTAGCGAAGTTGAGTCTGGTTTGGAAAGAAATGAAGTGGGGGTTGTTTGTTTGCCAGAGAAGTATGTGGAGGAAGGATGCCCTCTTGGGGATGTTGGTATACGTGGCTCTAGGGAGAACCTGGTTAATGAAAGTTCTGAGAGGCATGCATTTGGCGAAATTGAGTTTGGTTCAGAAAGAAACCAAGTGGCAATTCTGGAAAGTGAAGAGATCAAGCTGTCAAACtgtgaggatgatgatgatgatgatgaaactGATGAAGCAAAGCACAATGTAGTTGATGGGGAAGCTGATGAGGGGTTATTCGGTGAGGATAATGATTGGGAGAATATAAAAAGAACTGAATTGGAGAGGCTCTTTGGTTCTGCAGTGGTTTTTGTTGGGTCTAAGAGTAATGCTGATAGAGTTTCAAGTCTTGGGAGTGATGTGAAGATGAGGTTGGATGGGCTTCACACGATTGCTACTCGAGGACCTTGTTTGGAACCCCAGCCTATGGCATTCAAGGTCTCGGCAAGAGCAAAATG GAATGCTTGGTGGCAGCTTGGCAACATGAGTTCAGAGGTAGCAATGGAACAATACATCACCCTTCTTTCAGAAAGTGTTCCTGGATGGATGCAAGATGTTCATGGC GATTTTTTAGATCCCCAAGTGTATAAGACCATAACTGCTGATCCAAACACAGTGATGCCAAACAAATCAGAAGCTGCTGGTGTAAG AATAGTAGAAGAACTGAAGCCTGATGCTAAAGGTTTTAATGAGATCGGACTGGGGGTCATAACTCATTGA
- the LOC126789205 gene encoding uncharacterized protein At2g23090, which yields MGGGNGQKAKMAREKAQEKAKNAGKGSQLETNKKAMSIQCKVCMQTFMCTTSEVKCREHAEAKHPKSDVIACFPHLKP from the exons ATGGGAGGAGGTAACGGCCAAAAGGCCAAGATGGCACGTGAGAAGGCCCAGGAGAAGGCCAAGAACGCTGGAAAGG GAAGTCAGCTTGAGACTAACAAGAAGGCCATGTCAATCCAG TGCAAGGTGTGTATGCAAACTTTCATGTGCACCACTTCGGAGGTGAAGTGCAGGGAGCATGCTGAAGCAAAGCATCCAAAGTCTGATGTGATTGCCTGTTTCCCTCATCTCAAGCCGTGA
- the LOC126798775 gene encoding casein kinase II subunit alpha-2, with protein sequence MRTITVHHHHHQYPLGFLLLCALLALRAPVAHLPSPRRIPLLLPTTPTQISPPPPNLTAMSKARVYADVNVLRPKEYWDYESLTVQWGDQDDYEVVRKVGRGKYSEVFEGMNVNTNERCIIKILKPVKKKKIKREIKILQNLCGGPNVVKLLDIVRDQHSKTPSLIFEFVNSTDFKVLYPTLTDYDIRYYIYELLKALDYCHSQGIMHRDVKPHNVMIDHELRKLRLIDWGLAEFYHPGKEYNVRVASRYFKGPELLVDLQDYDYSLDMWSLGCMFAGMIFRKEPFFYGHDNHDQLVKIAKVLGTDELNAYLNKYHLELDPQLDALVGRHSRKPWSKFINADNQHLVSPEALDFLDKLLRYDHQDRLTAKEAMGHPYFSQVRAAESSRMRTQ encoded by the exons ATGCGCACGATAACagtccaccaccaccaccaccaataCCCCCTGGGCTTCCTCCTACTCTGCGCCCTCCTCGCTCTCCGTGCGCCGGTCGCGCACCTCCCTAGCCCGCGCCGCatccctctcctccttcccacCACCCCCACTCAGATCTCACCACCTCCCCCAAATCTCACCGCCATGTCCAAAGCTCGCGTCTACGCCGACGTCAACGTCCTCCGCCCCAAGGAGTACTGGGACTACGAGTCCCTTACCGTCCAGTGGGG CGATCAAGACGATTACGAGGTGGTGAGGAAAGTAGGGAGGGGGAAGTACAGCGAGGTTTTCGAGGGTATGAACGTCAATACCAACGAGCGCTGCATCATCAAAATCCTCAAGCcggtcaagaagaagaag ATTAAGAGGGAGATAAAGATTCTGCAGAACCTGTGCGGGGGGCCGAATGTGGTGAAGCTGCTGGATATTGTGAGGGATCAGCACTCGAAAACTCCCAGTTTGATTTTCGAGTTTGTTAATAGTACTGATTTCAAGGTCCTGTACCCTACGCTGACCGATTATGACATCCGGTACTACATATATGAGCTCCTCAAG GCATTGGACTACTGCCATTCTCAAGGAATAATGCATAGAGATGTTAAGCCTCACAATGTTATGATAGACCACGAGTTGCGAAAACTTCGCTTGATAGACTGGGGTCTTGCTGAATTTTACCATCCTGGCAAGGAGTACAATGTCCGTGTGGCATCAAG ATACTTTAAAGGTCCGGAACTTCTAGTTGATCTGCAAGATTATGACTATTCCTTGGACATGTGGAGCCTTGGTTGTATGTTTGCTGGAATG ATATTTCGCAAGGAGCCTTTCTTTTATGGTCACGACAACCATGATCAGCTGGTCAAAATTGCCAAG GTACTTGGGACTGATGAGTTGAATGCTTATCTGAACAAATATCATTTAGAGCTTGATCCTCAACTGGATGCGCTGGTTGGGAG GCACAGCAGGAAGCCGTGGTCAAAGTTTATTAATGCAGACAATCAGCATCTAGTCTCTCCAGAG GCCCTTGATTTTCTGGACAAACTTCTTCGGTATGATCATCAAGACAGGCTAACTGCAAAAGAAGCCATG GGTCATCCGTACTTCTCCCAAGTGAGGGCAGCAGAAAGCAGCAGGATGCGGACACAATAG